The Bifidobacterium eulemuris genome includes a window with the following:
- a CDS encoding amino acid permease: MTASKNTTGNTTGQLASVESLDENNEMNRGLTNRHVQFIAIGGTIGTGLFLGPGKSISLTGPSIVFVYIAVGVIMFFLMRAIGEMMYRDPSQHTFINFITRYLGNGWGHFAGWSYWVALVLLGMTEITAVSTYFVTFFDTFGIDLSSWKWLIELGFLVVLVSINLIAVKVFGEVEFWFSMIKITLIVAMIATAVVMVVIGFRYPAVQIEGMDHASPAGQASVANLIDGFSIAPNGWLAFLMSFQMVFFAYEMIEFVGVTVSETQNPRKVLPKAINEIIVRVLIFYVGALVAIMCIVPWTSFQPNDDGSFASPFIMVFQYAGLNWASALVFFVVITAASSALNSLLYSAGRHLYQLAAESNSPALNKLGVVSKRKVPARAIIASAVLILLSPVVNAFPQISSAFVLFSSASSAVFLFIYILTMVAHRRYRRSADFIADGFVMPAWKWLNTIAIVFFVFVYATLFLADDTRGSAIAGLVWLVAFGGYCWLRERYRSRDLKAALRHRD; encoded by the coding sequence ATGACCGCATCGAAGAACACCACCGGAAACACCACCGGCCAACTCGCGTCCGTCGAGAGCCTGGATGAGAACAACGAGATGAACCGTGGGCTGACGAACCGCCATGTGCAGTTCATCGCCATCGGCGGAACCATCGGCACCGGCCTGTTCTTGGGGCCCGGCAAATCCATCAGCCTGACCGGTCCGAGCATCGTCTTCGTGTATATCGCGGTGGGCGTCATCATGTTCTTCCTGATGCGCGCCATCGGCGAGATGATGTACCGCGATCCGAGCCAGCACACGTTCATCAACTTCATCACGCGCTACTTGGGCAACGGATGGGGGCATTTCGCCGGATGGTCGTATTGGGTGGCGCTGGTGCTGCTCGGCATGACCGAGATCACCGCCGTCTCCACCTATTTCGTCACCTTCTTCGACACCTTCGGCATCGACCTGAGCTCATGGAAGTGGCTGATCGAGCTGGGATTCCTTGTGGTGCTCGTCTCGATCAACCTCATCGCCGTCAAGGTGTTCGGCGAGGTGGAGTTCTGGTTCTCGATGATCAAAATCACGCTGATTGTGGCGATGATCGCCACCGCCGTGGTGATGGTGGTGATCGGCTTCCGATACCCGGCCGTGCAGATCGAAGGCATGGACCACGCGAGCCCCGCCGGCCAGGCGAGCGTCGCCAATCTGATCGACGGCTTCTCCATCGCGCCGAACGGCTGGCTGGCGTTCCTGATGAGCTTCCAGATGGTGTTCTTCGCCTACGAGATGATCGAGTTCGTGGGCGTCACCGTCTCTGAAACACAGAATCCGCGCAAGGTGCTGCCCAAGGCGATCAACGAGATCATCGTGCGTGTGCTCATCTTCTATGTGGGCGCACTGGTGGCCATTATGTGCATCGTGCCGTGGACCTCGTTCCAGCCGAACGACGACGGCTCCTTCGCCTCGCCGTTCATCATGGTGTTCCAGTACGCGGGGCTCAACTGGGCGTCCGCGCTGGTGTTCTTCGTGGTGATCACCGCGGCCTCGTCCGCGTTGAACTCGCTGCTGTACTCCGCGGGCCGCCACCTCTACCAGCTGGCCGCCGAGTCCAATTCGCCGGCGCTGAACAAGCTGGGCGTCGTTTCGAAGCGCAAGGTGCCGGCCCGCGCGATCATCGCGTCGGCCGTGCTGATCCTGCTCTCCCCGGTGGTCAATGCGTTCCCGCAGATCTCCAGCGCGTTCGTGCTGTTCTCGTCCGCCAGTTCGGCCGTGTTCCTGTTCATCTACATCCTGACGATGGTCGCGCACCGGCGCTACCGCCGCAGCGCCGACTTCATCGCCGACGGTTTCGTGATGCCGGCGTGGAAGTGGCTCAACACCATCGCCATCGTGTTCTTCGTGTTCGTGTACGCCACGCTGTTTCTCGCCGACGATACGCGCGGCTCGGCCATCGCCGGATTGGTGTGGCTGGTGGCGTTCGGAGGCTACTGCTGGCTGCGCGAGCGGTATCGCAGCCGTGATCTCAAGGCCGCTTTGCGGCATCGTGACTAA
- a CDS encoding cation:proton antiporter has product MTHDLISLTIIMAVAVICPILAERIPGKPIPQTVLLLVFGMALGPHLLNKIWLTDAVDLLSELGLAFLFLLAGYEIDPKKLGGHQGKVGLLTWVATLAIAWLAVFLVPFFAAHDMNGVAAVITLTTTALGTLMPILKERSLTGTPVGEAVIAYGTWGELGPVLAMAVLLSARSQWQTMLILGLFTLICALAALVPKAARRAGHWLYRFLTENANTSSQTLMRLTVLLLVGLITISRLFDLDVVMGAFAAGFILRFVIPDGNRILETKLEGVAYGFLIPVFFVASGASIDVRAVAANPALLIMFIVMLVLVRAVPVFTALTLDRRANPLEPQDRLTVALYCTTALPVIVAVTSVAVKAGTMQQTTASTLVMAGAVTVFLMPLLGGLAGKVVPGSPTWRRSDSATLRSA; this is encoded by the coding sequence ATGACCCATGATCTGATTTCGTTGACCATCATCATGGCGGTGGCGGTGATCTGCCCGATCCTCGCCGAACGCATCCCCGGCAAGCCGATTCCCCAAACCGTACTGCTGCTGGTGTTCGGCATGGCGCTCGGACCCCATCTGCTGAACAAAATCTGGCTCACCGACGCGGTGGATCTGCTCAGCGAACTCGGTCTGGCGTTCCTCTTTCTGTTGGCCGGCTACGAAATCGACCCGAAGAAACTCGGCGGCCACCAGGGCAAGGTGGGACTGCTCACGTGGGTGGCGACGCTGGCCATCGCATGGCTGGCCGTATTCCTGGTGCCGTTCTTCGCCGCGCACGACATGAACGGCGTCGCCGCGGTCATCACGCTCACCACCACCGCGCTCGGCACGCTGATGCCGATTCTCAAGGAACGCTCCCTCACCGGCACGCCCGTCGGCGAGGCTGTGATCGCCTACGGCACGTGGGGCGAACTGGGGCCGGTGCTGGCGATGGCCGTGCTGCTGTCGGCCCGCTCCCAATGGCAGACGATGCTGATTCTGGGACTGTTCACCCTGATCTGCGCGCTGGCGGCGCTGGTTCCCAAGGCGGCGCGCCGCGCGGGCCATTGGCTGTACCGATTCCTGACCGAGAACGCCAACACCTCGTCGCAGACGCTGATGCGTCTGACCGTGCTGCTGCTGGTCGGATTGATCACCATCTCGCGTCTGTTCGATTTGGATGTGGTGATGGGCGCGTTCGCGGCCGGTTTCATCCTGCGGTTCGTCATCCCCGACGGCAACAGGATTCTGGAGACGAAACTCGAGGGCGTGGCGTACGGGTTCCTGATTCCCGTGTTCTTCGTGGCTTCGGGCGCGTCGATCGACGTGCGTGCGGTGGCCGCCAACCCGGCGCTGCTCATCATGTTCATCGTGATGCTGGTGCTGGTGCGGGCGGTTCCGGTGTTCACGGCGCTGACATTGGACCGCCGCGCCAATCCGCTGGAACCGCAGGACCGCCTGACCGTGGCCTTGTACTGCACCACCGCGCTGCCGGTGATCGTCGCGGTCACGTCGGTGGCCGTCAAAGCCGGCACCATGCAGCAGACCACCGCCTCCACGCTGGTGATGGCGGGCGCGGTCACCGTGTTCCTGATGCCGCTGCTCGGCGGCCTGGCCGGCAAAGTGGTTCCCGGCTCGCCGACGTGGAGACGCTCCGACTCCGCCACGCTCCGCTCAGCATGA